The region TCAGCGAAGCCTTCACCCTGAAACCACAGCTGATGGTGAAAGCCGTCATTAACGCTCCGATTGAGTTTGATGTGAACCTCAACGCCCTCATCAAACAAAGACTGTGGCTGGGGGTGTCCTACAGAAGCCAGGCAGACATCTCGGGTATCATCGGAATAC is a window of Bacteroidales bacterium DNA encoding:
- a CDS encoding type IX secretion system membrane protein PorP/SprF, coding for SEAFTLKPQLMVKAVINAPIEFDVNLNALIKQRLWLGVSYRSQADISGIIGIHIVPQFLLSYSYDYSLSKINNYSGGSHEIALSYLFAYKGRKIANPRYF